The following is a genomic window from Pararhizobium capsulatum DSM 1112.
TCGCTGTCCTGCAAGGTGAAGCCCGTCGCATCGTCCATGACGCGAAGGGCATGCCATTCGGTGTCGGAGACCAGCTTGACGTTCTTCAGAGTTACGTTCTTGGCCTCGATGACGATATCGCCATGGACTTCAAGATTGCTGATGACCGCGTTGTCCTGCGTGACATGGTAGGAGCCGGTGTACTTGGTCATGACCGTTCCGCTGGCGACGCCGGTGTTGCTGGCATCGGGGAAACCGGAGGTGGCAGCGGTTGTTGCCGCGGCGGGAGCTGCAGCGCTGCTCATGGCCGCAAGCGTCGTGGTCGGTGCGACCGCCGCAGCTTTGGCAAGGGTTTGGGTGGCCGTTGCCTGCGTTGTTTCAACGGGCGTCGATGTTGTTGCCGATGCAACCTTTACAGGAGAAGTGTCCGCATCGAGCGAGGAGGTCGCACTATGGTCCTGATTTTGCAGGCGAATAGTGTCTTCTATGACGCCTGCCTTCGCGCCGTGGCTGAACGTATCGCGGACCTGGATCGCATCATCGATGAGGTTGCCGAAGTCGCGGAAATTGAACGTCTGCGCTGCGTCACTGATTTGACTGTCTACATGCGCGCTTGAGTCGATGAAGGAGTTGATCTCGCCACGAATGGCTGATGTGTCCGCCGAGAATTCGGAGGCCGCAACATCGCGAAATGTGCTTCTCATTGTCTTGTCGCCTTTCTCCCAACATTCGTACATCGGAACTCACGACTATCTGATGTAACGAACTGAGTACTGCTTTGTAGGTAAGTCAGCGCTGAAGTCAGGGTTGGTAGTCCAGCTAGTTGGGGATGGCAACGTCGCGCAATAGTGAAGCACGGTATTGAAATATGCCTTAATGCCGCCGTAATCGGCATTTCGCCACAATGTAATTTTGAAAGAGTTGTTGAAATTCGGTGTTGCCATATTTGAGAAACATTTGCCTGAAAAATGATTGTGGAAAATTATTTCATCAATTAAAGGTTTATTTTTTTTATTGAAAACATTGTGAAAAATTCGTTTTTGTTTCAAATGAATACACATGTAGACAAAAAAGGCAGCTTTCATTCGAAGAAATTTCTGTGACGGCCATTTTTTCAATCAAAAGATGTCTGTTTTAGAGGTGCAATCACTCAGGCGTGCTGAAGTGAGTCGCGACTGCGCACTGGTTCGCGGCAATCAATCTGGCGGCGCATCTTTCCGGGAGCGCATCGCCGCCGCGCCACCTACGCCCTCCCTGCGGTCCCAGGGAGGGCGTATACCGTTCGGTGATCCACCTTTAGATGCTTTTTGATGCGATGGCGTAGAGCCCTATAGCCCATCGGCGGCGTTGCTCGCGCATGCGGGCACGCGATACTTCTTTCTCAAGACGTCGCTGGCGGAGCCCGAAAAGGTGGCTTGGCGGGGATAGCGACGCGAAGAGCAAGGGGATTATTGACGTGGCGAAGATTTTGCTTGTCGCGCCGACCTGCAACGGGGAAGACGTCGGCGAGGCGTGGGTTGCCTGCCAATGGGCGCGCAAGCTTGCCGGGCGTCATGAGGTAACGCTGCTTACCTACTCCAAACGCGGCGCAAAGCCGGCCAGCGAACAATTGACGGGGGTCCGGGTCATTGAGTGGCAGGAGCCGCCCCTGCTCGGCCGCGCGGAGCGGCTGAACAGCCTCATGAAGCCGGGCTATGTTCCCTTTTATATCCGCGCGCGCCGATGGACGATCGCGGCCCTGGACAAGGGAGAGCGTTTCGATATCGCGCATCAACCCGTTCCCGTCGCCATGCGCTACCCGTCGCCTGTCGCAAATCTGGGCGTCCCATTGGTGATCGGGCCGGTGGGGGGCGGATTGTCGACGCCGGCCGGTTTTGCTGCCGACGAGGGCTCAAGCCCATGGTTCATGAAGCTCAGGCAGCTGGATCGCGCAAGACTACGGTGGGATCCGCTGCTGCGTGCGAGTTTTCAAAGCGCCGATTGCGTCCTCGGCATCGCCGGCTATGTCCGTGATCAGCTCTCCGACATCCCGCTGAACCGCTTCGAGGTGATGAGCGAGACCGGTCTGGACGATATCCCGGACCCGATTGACAGGTCGGCGCGATCAACGCCCGTAAAATTGCTGTATGTCGGTCGCCTGGTTCGCACCAAGGGCGCGCGCGACATCATTCGCGCGATGAACCTCATTCGCGACCTGCCGGTTGAACTCGATATCGTCGGGGAAGGGCCGGAACGGGGCGAATGCGAGCGGCTTGTGGCCGAGCTCGAACTCGGCCACCGGGTCCGCCTACATGGATGGCGCAAGAGGGACGAGTTGCCGGAGTTCTATCGGAGCGCCGATATCTTCGTGTTTCCCAGCTACCGCGAACCCGGCGGCAACGTGGCGCTGGAAGCGATGGCGTTCTCCCTGCCTTTGATCGTTGTCGATCGCGGCGGGCCGGGCAGTGCGGTGTCTTCGCAATGCGCCATCAAGCTTGATGTAACGACGCCGGAGGCTCTCGCCATCGATGTCGCCGTTGCCATTCGCAAGTTGGCGATCGATCCTGCGCTGCGCAACGGGATGGGAAAGGCCGCCTACGTGCACGTCCGAAAGACGGCCCTCTGGTCGGCCAAGCTCGACCGGATGGATGCGATCTACGCCGATCTCATGAAGACGTCTCAAACCGTTGGCGCCGTTTGAGACCCGGCAGCTGAGAATAGAGCTGCATAAAGGGCTGCGCGATGCCCTGGACCGAGCGTGATGCGCATCGTTTCCCCGACAATGATCCCAAGGCGGAAAAGCACCGTGGCGAAGGCGCTGTGATGGCGGCGGAAATACCGGATGCGATTGGAGGTCATCAGTCCTGAAAGATAGGTGTTTTCGTGGTATTCGCCGCCGAAATGCACGGCGCTGGCACGGGCCTCGTAGACGACGCCCATTCCTGCCTTGCGCACCCTTTCCATGTAGTCGACCTCCTCGCTGTAGAGAAAGAACGTTTCATCCCAGTCGCCGACAGTCTGTCGCGCACCCGAAGAGATTGCGAGCGCAGCGCCTGTCGCCCAGTCCACCACGCCGCCACTTTGGTAGAGGTCGGATGAGGCGACGATCTCGCCGACGCCGAGCTTTGCCGCAAGCTTCGTTCCCAACAGCGCGTCGGACCAGATGGTGAGAAGGGATGGCTCGCGCCGCAGGGAATGGGCGATTGTCCCGTCTTCATTGAGAACCTTCGGGGCAACCATGCCGATCGACGTATCCGATAGTCGCCTGCTGAGCGCCAGGACGCAGCCCGGTTGCAGCCGGACATCGGGATTGAGAACCAGGACGTCGGTGTCCGGAGCGATCGTTGCTATGGCTGCATTGATGCCGGCTGCGTAGCCGGCGTTTCTGCCCGTCTCGATGACCTTGATCCCGATCGGATGCGCGCGCGCCAAGGCGACGGATGTGTCGCGGGATGCATTGTCGACGACGATGATCTCGTAACGATCGATGCCTTCAAGCCCGGTTTCAAGAGAATCCAGCAGACCGGGAAGAACCGCCGCGCTGTTGTAGGTGACGACCACAAGGGCGATCGGGTGGCTATGTCCGCTGCGGGCTGCAACCGTGCTGCTCGGCAAAGCAGCTCTCTTCAACAATGGATCCATCTGCTGTTCTCGCTTTCATCGCGACTTGGCGCGGGGCTTGGGCGCGGGAGGAAGTTGACCTAGACCTTGGCCAAAGATGGCGCGCGCCGAAAGACTGCCGAGAGAGGTAGGCGCGGGAGATACTGGCAGATGCTCTCATCCTGAAAGCCGAGTCAGGCGTCTCCGGGGATCATCCTATCGACGCATGCCAGCAGCATCACCACCCCTTCCATATTGCCTGTGTAAGCCTTTGAGGGCGGTGGGATTGTCTCGGCAAAGTTTCTAGCATGCCATCAGGATCTAGGGGATTCCTTTGATCAAGGATTTGAATAAGCGCCGGATTTCTCGATCCGTCGCCATGAATTCGCGCGCCGACTGGAGAGCCTTCATGTCGCTAGAACTACAGAATTCGTCCTCGATAATTCCACATGATGTTGTGCAGAGCCGCGTGGAGCGGTTGGGATATCCGTCCAAATCTGCTGCGCCTATCCCGCTGGACAGGTTGCTGCTGCTGCAAGGAACGTCGCTTGGGGTTCGCCGCCAGGTTGATCACCTCCTGGCGCTTGCAAATCGCGGCCTGCCTCGCATGCACAAGGATCGTGTCTTCGGCCACACCTTGCGCGCCGTGAAGACCAAGGCCGGGGAGGTGGAGCAGCTTCAGGGGAGAAGCCTGCGGTATTCAGCCATGGTCGCCCTCGGTCTCTCGTGCCTCAGCGAAACGGTTCAACGGCAGATCCTGGGCGGCGCCAGCGCCAGCGAGCTTGCCGAAATCACGGCCATGGATGCTGCTGTTTCGAACGATCTCGGCGCTGTCGCGCTGGCGGCCTGGGCGGCTGCGGAGGTCGCCTCGGTCCACGCAGTGCCTCTTTTCCGCCGGATCGCCGAGCGGATGGCGTCCGATACGCCGTGTGCAACGGTCGAATGCGCCTGGGCCCTTATCGCGGCGCTGGCAAGCCGCGAATTCGGCGATACCGAAGACGTGGTGACGCTGGCGACCACCCGGCTAATGGTCGGTCGAGCCCCGTCGGGCCTCTTTACCCATACGCTGCCGCCCTCTGCCGGGGGGTACATGCGGGCTCATATCGGTTGCTTCGCCGATCAGGTCTATCCGATCCAGGCGTTGGCGCGGTTGTATATGGCGAGAGGGGGCGATGACGTCCTTTCTGCCGCCGAAGCCTGCGCCGAGCGTATCTGCGCGCTCCAGGGGCCGGCGGGGCAATGGTGGTGGCACTATGACACTCGCGAAGGCACCGTCGTCGAAGGCTATCCCGTCTACAGCGTGCACCAGCATGCAATGGGACCGATGGCGCTTCTGGAGTTGAGGGAAGCGGGCGGAACGGATTACACATCCGCCATCATCAAGGGGCTCGGCTGGCTCAACGAACATCCGGAAACCCCGACATCGCTGGTCTGCTTCGAAAAAGGCGTCATCTGGCGAAAGGTTGCGCGGCGCGAGCCCGGCAAGCTGAGCAGGATCTTGTCTGCGGCAACCACGGGCCTTGTGCGCGGTTGGAAATTACCGGGCCTCGACACGCTCTTCCCGCCGGGAAAGATCGATTACGAGTGCCGGCCCTACGAGTTGGGATGGTTGCTCTATGCCTGGCTTTCCGGTGGTGCCATTGCTGCCCTTGCGGCTGAGTCGAAGAGCGAAAATCAACGGTTGCTGCGGGAGGTTTGAGATGAACCAGCGTCGTCAACTTCTGTTCGGCATGTATCTGGATGCCCTCGATATGGATGAAGTGATCGAGCGTTGCCATGCTGCCCTGGTTACCCGTACGCGTCTGCTTCTGGGGGTTCTCAACGCCGCCAAGATCGTCAGCCTGCATAAGGATCGCCAGCTGCGGAATTCTCTGATGGAGTGCGATCTGCTGCTGGCGGATGGTCAGTCCGTGGTCTGGGCCAGCAAGTTGCTGGGGCGGCCCCTGCCAGAACGCGTCGCCGGCATCGATATCTTCGAGCGGCTGCTTACCATGGCCCATGAGGAGGGGCGATCGATTGCTCTTCTGGGTGCGAAGCCGGACGTTCTGCGGAAACTGCAGATCGTCATCGGCGCGCGTTTCCCGGGTCTGCGGATCGCCTGTAGCGAGCACGGCTACTACAAGCCCGAGGAAGCCGCCGATGTGGCCGCCCGCATCCGGAAATCGGGGGCCGACATGCTGTTCATCGGCATGACCTCGCCGAAGAAGGAGATTTTCCTCGGCACCTACGGTGCGACCCTCGATGTTCCGATCCAGCACGGGGTTGGCGGGTCTTTCGACATCATGGCAGGCCTTACAAAGAGGGCGCCGATGATCTGGCAGAAGACGGGCATGGAGTGGGCCTACCGTGTCTTCCAGGAGCCGGGGCGGCTGTGGTGGCGCTATCTCTCCACCAACACCAGCTTCGTCCAGATGACCGCAATGGAATTTATCCATCCTGCCCGTGCTTTCACGCGTGACGGTGCCAGGGAGGCACCCAAGACCGGGCTACGAAACGAGAACAAGCGACTGGGAGAGCGCTCGCGATGAATGAAGTCTTCAAGGGCCGACTGGCAATATTGGGTATGGGATATATTGGCCTGCCGACGGCGGTTGCGATTGCCACACGCGGCATCGACGTCATCGGCGTCGATGTCAATCCGGCGACGGTGGCGGCGGTTTCACGCGGGGAGGTGCCGTTCATCGAACCGGACCTTGCCGTCGGCGTCAGCGGGGCAGTGGCGATGGGGCGGCTCACGGCGACCACCGAAACGCCGGAGGCGGATGCCTTCATCATTGCGGTGCCGACACCCTTCAACGAGGATCGAACGGCAGATCTCTCCTATGTGAAGGCGGCGTCCGAGCAGATTGCGCCGAAGCTCAAAAGCGGCAATATCGTCGTTCTGGAATCGACCTCGCCGCCGGGCACGACGGAGAAGGTCGCCGAGTGGATCGGTGCGCTGCGCCCCGACCTGAAGATGCCGCGCGACGGCGAGAACGGCACCGATATCTTCGTCGCCCATTGCCCCGAGCGCGTACTGCCCGGTCGTATCATGATAGAAATCGTCACCAATGATCGCGTCGTCGGCGGGCTCACCCCGAAATGTGCGGAAAAGGCGGCTTCGATCTATCGCCTCTTTGCCCAGGGGGAAATCCTGCTCACCGATGCTGCCAGCGCTGAAATGGCCAAGCTCGTCGAAAATGCCTATCGCGATGTCAACATCGCCTTTGCCAACGAGCTGTCGCTGATCAGTGAATCCCTGCATATCGATGTCTGGGAAGTGATCCGCCTTGCCAACCGGCATCCCCGCGTGAGTATCCTGAGCCCCGGGCCTGGGGTCGGCGGACATTGCATTCCAGTTGATCCGTGGTTCATCGTCTCCGCCGTCCCGGGCCTTGCCCGGCTCATCCGCACGGCACGCGAGGTCAACGACCACCGGCCGCACCATGTTGCCGAACAGGTGGTCGAGAAGGCGAAAAAATTCCGCTCGCCAACGATCGCGTGCCTCGGGCTGACCTTCAAGGCGAATGTCGACGATGTGCGCGAGAGCCCGGCCATCGAGGTGGTCGGCCTGATCGCCAAGGCGCTGCCCGACACTGAAATCCTCGTCTGCGATCCCTATGTCGATACCATCCCCAAACTGCTGTCAGGATATGGAAACCTTCGCCTTGAAGGTGCAAACCAGGCCGTCGAACGTGCGGATATCGTCGTTCTCCTGGTGGAGCATGAGCCCTTCAAGATGATCAAGCATACCCGGCTTGGAGGCAAGGTCGTCTACGACACCCGTGGGGCCTGGCGACAACAGGCGAATGTGTAATTCCTTAGCCGGATCGGCTTAAGGATAAAATTATACAGCAGGCACGAAGCCTACACCGCCCGGTCACACCTGCTGGCCGGGCGGTTGTCGTTTCCTTCCTGTTTCCGTGCCTCCAGCAACGAAAAGAGCCCGCCAATCATCTGGCGGGCTCTTTGATTCTGCGGTGTTCCTTGCGGCCTATTCGCCGGGTAGCTGCACCGGCAGATCGGCGAAGTTCGCCATCGGGCCGAGTGGAATTGGGATCCCGTTCGGGCGGCGTATCGTGCGTGCGGGCCTGCGGATAGCCGGCCGTAGGGGGCGACCGAATTCGTCGGGGCGCTCACCGAGGCCGAAGTAATGTTCGATGGCGTGAACCGAGCGCATCGCCGCTTGACCGTCCCCATAGGGGTTTACCGCGCGCGACATGCGTTGATAGGCGCGCCGGTCGTTGAGGAGCGTGGACACCGCGTCGAAGATCCGGTCTTCATCCGTACCGATCAGCCTTACGGTGCCGGCTGCAACGGCCTCCGGGCGCTCCGTCGTATCGCGCATCACCAGAACCGGTTTGCCGAAGGTGGGCGCTTCCTCCTGAACACCGCCACTGTCGGTCAGCACGATCGAGCAATCGCGCATTGCCCGGACAAAATCGCAATAGTCCAGCGGCCGTGTGATCACGACGTTTTCGAGGCCCATGAGCGGTGGCAGAAGCACGTCCCGGACCGCCGGGTTGAGATGGGCCGGCAGCAGGAAGACGATGTTGGGAAAGGCTATCGCCAGTCTGGCGATAGCACGCGCGGTCTGCGCCATCGGCTCGCCCCAGGATTCGCGCCGGTGAGCCGTGATCAACACCGTCTTGCGGCCAGCGATCTTCTCCAGGTCGGGGTTTTCGAAAGGACTGTTGCGACCCGAAACCTGCAGCAAGGCATCGATGACCGTGTTGCCGGTGACCACGATGTCGTTTTCGACGACCCCGTCGTGGAGAAGGTTGGATTTCGATGTCTGCGTCGGTGCGAGGTGAAGCGATGCGAGCTGGGTCGTCAGGCGGCGGTTGATTTCCTCGGGGAAGGGGTTGAACCGGTCACCCGTGCGCAGGCCCGCCTCCAGATGGATCAACGGGATGCGGGTGTAGAAGGCGGCGAGAGCTGCGGCGAAGCAGGTTGTGGTATCTCCCTGCACCAGAAGCGCATCCGGGTTTTCAGCTTTTATGACTGCGGAGACCCCGTTGAGGACGCGGGTGGTAACGGTTTCGAGGGTCTGGGCCTGCGTGATGATGTTGAGATCGTGATTGGGATTGATGCCGAACAGTTCGTTGACCTGATCGAGCATTTCACGGTGCTGGCCGGTGACCGCGACGATGGGCATGCAGTGTCGGGAGCGGGCCAGTGCATCCACCAGCGGCGCCATCTTGATGGCTTCCGGGCGTGTGCCGTAGACAAGCAGAATCTTGCGCATGCTAACTTCCCCCTCGTTGATGGGCAGTGTCTGAAAATATTCGGGTGTGGGCTGACCCCCCCGGGTCTCGGTCGCGATGCGGGTCTCAATATCCCGGCCCATGCCGGCATCTGTTGAGAACGACGCCGAGGACATTCGTCCGTTCGGCGAGTTCGCGCTCGCAGGTTTCCAGCTCTTCGAACGTGGTTTTCTCGGCGCTGGCGACAATGATGACGCCATCGACATTCGGCAGGAACGCCGTCACATCGTCGCTGGGAAGCATCGACGTCATGTCGAACAGAAGCACATCCGGCTTCATCCGATCGCGAAGATCGGCCATGACCTTGGCAGTCTCGCCGTTCTGAAGCAATTCTGCGGAAAAATGCACTGCCCGGCTGTTTGCGCCGATCGCCAGATTGTCGCCGTAACGCTGCAGCAGATCGTGGACATCCACTTCGCGCTTCAGAAAGGCTTCCATCGATGCCGGATCCGTCATGCCAGCCAGCCGGGCAATGCTCGGATGCTGCAGATTCAAATCGAGCAGGACCGTGCGGCAGTCACGCTGATGGGCCAGGCTGAACGCCAGATTGAGTGCGACAACCGACTTGCCGCACCCTCGAGTGGGGGACGTGATCGCAATCGATGTCCAGCCGTTCTGCCGCAATGTCTGCAAAACGCGTGTGCGCAGGATATCGAAGGCGTTGTGAGCGGGATCGGAGCGATCGGCGGTGATGATGCAGTTGCTGGCCATCATCCGATGGTCGATGAGGAGAGGCTCCAGGCTACCCCAGGCGATTTCGCGGCCCAGGCGCACGCAGGCCTGAATGGTTTCGGAAAACTGATCAGACGCTCGACGTCGCGAGACATCCTGGGATTGGGCTGCGTATGTGTCCATGTTTGCTACTCTGAATCCGCTGAAAATGTTTATGTATTTTCTGGTCGGCAAAATTCGTCAGGTTCCCGAAAGGCCTCCCAGCAGCCTCTCGAAGGCAATTTTCAAAGGGACGTGATAAAAAGCCGCCGCCGCTAGGGTGGGAAGTACGGCAGCGGAAAGCCTGGCGAAGACGCTTCGCCGTTTGGGCGCCCGGCGCCGGTAGGCAGTCGGGCGAATATTTGGCACGACCGCCAGCGGATAGGCCTCGAGCAGCCGCACCACTTCGGCAGGGCGACGAACCGTGCGGTTCAGCAGCTCCAGCAGCACCACATAGCCTAATGCCAATCCGGCGCCGAGGACCGCTCCCAGCATCAGGATGCGTTTGCCGCGCGGGCTGATCGGACTTGTGGGTGGCGTTGCCTCTTCCAGAAGAGAAAAGCGGCCGCCATCGGCGCGCATTTCGATCTGTTCACCCGTCGAGGCTTCAGCACGCCGCGCAATGGCGGAATTGTACTGCGTCTGGACGTTCTCGCGGTTGCGTTCGAGGGAATTCAGCGCAGTCTCGCTGGCGGGCGTCGCCGTGATCGATTTAGTGAGGTCGGAAACACGTTGGGCAATCGTGGTCTTTTCCCGGGTGATCGACTGCAGCCTGTCGTCGATGTCCGAGAGCTGCAGGTCCAGTCCAAATGACTTGGAGGCGTCGTCGGCCTTGACCCTGTCGGTCTTTTCTTCTGACTTTGGCTGTGACAGGACCAACCGGCTCTGAAGCGAGTTAATGCGGGCACGGAGCGCCTTTATGCTTGGGCTGGATTCGGAGAAGATCGCCAGCTGTTCGGCCAGGGCTCGGTTGAGTTCGGCCAGCATCTGCTGTTCCGGGGTTATGGGCGTCGTTCCGGAAAGCTGGCCGGCGCCGGCATAGGCGACGATGAGATTGCTGCGCCGGGTGCGCAGCTCGGCTTCCTCCTGCTCCAGCGTGGCGAGCCGTCCCTGAAGCAGGCTCTGCTGGCTGCGGCGGAATTCCAGGTTTTCGGGAAGTGTGTCCTTGTTGGCGTTCTTGAACTTCAGGATTTCCGCTTCGATGCGGTTGAGATTGTCGCCAAGCTTGGCGACTTCCTGATCGAAGAATTTCAGTGTGTTACCGGCTCTGTCGGTGCGTTGCTGCTGGTTGCGGCCGAGGATCATCGCGGCGATTTCATTGGCGACGTTTGCAGCGACCACGGGATCGCTCGCCTCGAAGGCCACGTTGAAAACGATCGCGCCGCCGGGTTCGTCCAGAGGTGTCTGCTCGAAGCCTATGCGAGATCTCATATCCGCGACGATGTCCTCCGGGGCAGGAGGCGTGTCTGATCCTTCGTAGATGCCGAGATGCTCGGCCAGGGTCAGCAGATTGTCGCGCGCGGTGATCTGCTGCTGCACGATCTGCAGCTGCTCGGCCGGCCCCGTTGGGACAGTCGAACGCGCCAGCTCGGCGGGAATCTGCGGATTTTCGGCGAGAATGCGGGCGTTGGCGCTGTATACGGTCGGCAGAACGCGTGTGGCGACCACAGCAAGCAGCAACACCGACGCGGCGATGGCGAGCATGTAAGGCAGCCTGCGTATCAGGATCGAAAGATAAAAGCGTACGTCCGTATCACCCATAGCGAACCACTCAAGTCGTGTCGGATTGGCGACATCTTCAAGCGGATGGATGCTGCTTGATAGTTCTTCAATGGTGGTGAGCGAGCCGGCGCGTGGCAGAAGCCGGTAGTTCCTTCGGGTAGGGTTGCCCTCCCATTGCCTTATGGTGGTATTGAGCCCGCGTAGGCAGGGCGGTAGCCGGTTGGTTTTTCATGCCAGAATGGTGTTTGGCGCCGGTTATCAAGGGTTCGGACTACCCCGGGATATCGCTGCCTACCTCCGCTTCGAATAGGATGGGGACGCCGGCACCTCCCATCGATGGAGGGTAGCGGGTTGATCTGCTTCCAAAGTTCAGCCCGGCAATGTCTTTCAACCCTTTGTTACCGCAGGCATGATGGCTTTGGAGTTTTGCGACCAGAACTGTGCAAGGTCGTCGCTGCGGCAAAAATGCGCCCCGCACTTCCCTTCCATCAATATCGGGAAAACAGATGAAGCCTGACCTGCAGCTGAGTGTGATCATCCCCCATCTCAATGAGGCGGACAATCTGCGTCGCTGCCTGCAGTCGCTCGATGACCAGCGGCGCGAGGACCTCTCGTTCGAAATCATCGTCGTCGACAATGGCTCGGT
Proteins encoded in this region:
- a CDS encoding WecB/TagA/CpsF family glycosyltransferase translates to MNQRRQLLFGMYLDALDMDEVIERCHAALVTRTRLLLGVLNAAKIVSLHKDRQLRNSLMECDLLLADGQSVVWASKLLGRPLPERVAGIDIFERLLTMAHEEGRSIALLGAKPDVLRKLQIVIGARFPGLRIACSEHGYYKPEEAADVAARIRKSGADMLFIGMTSPKKEIFLGTYGATLDVPIQHGVGGSFDIMAGLTKRAPMIWQKTGMEWAYRVFQEPGRLWWRYLSTNTSFVQMTAMEFIHPARAFTRDGAREAPKTGLRNENKRLGERSR
- a CDS encoding glycosyltransferase is translated as MDPLLKRAALPSSTVAARSGHSHPIALVVVTYNSAAVLPGLLDSLETGLEGIDRYEIIVVDNASRDTSVALARAHPIGIKVIETGRNAGYAAGINAAIATIAPDTDVLVLNPDVRLQPGCVLALSRRLSDTSIGMVAPKVLNEDGTIAHSLRREPSLLTIWSDALLGTKLAAKLGVGEIVASSDLYQSGGVVDWATGAALAISSGARQTVGDWDETFFLYSEEVDYMERVRKAGMGVVYEARASAVHFGGEYHENTYLSGLMTSNRIRYFRRHHSAFATVLFRLGIIVGETMRITLGPGHRAALYAALFSAAGSQTAPTV
- the wecC gene encoding UDP-N-acetyl-D-mannosamine dehydrogenase, which codes for MNEVFKGRLAILGMGYIGLPTAVAIATRGIDVIGVDVNPATVAAVSRGEVPFIEPDLAVGVSGAVAMGRLTATTETPEADAFIIAVPTPFNEDRTADLSYVKAASEQIAPKLKSGNIVVLESTSPPGTTEKVAEWIGALRPDLKMPRDGENGTDIFVAHCPERVLPGRIMIEIVTNDRVVGGLTPKCAEKAASIYRLFAQGEILLTDAASAEMAKLVENAYRDVNIAFANELSLISESLHIDVWEVIRLANRHPRVSILSPGPGVGGHCIPVDPWFIVSAVPGLARLIRTAREVNDHRPHHVAEQVVEKAKKFRSPTIACLGLTFKANVDDVRESPAIEVVGLIAKALPDTEILVCDPYVDTIPKLLSGYGNLRLEGANQAVERADIVVLLVEHEPFKMIKHTRLGGKVVYDTRGAWRQQANV
- a CDS encoding glycosyltransferase family 4 protein, with the translated sequence MAKILLVAPTCNGEDVGEAWVACQWARKLAGRHEVTLLTYSKRGAKPASEQLTGVRVIEWQEPPLLGRAERLNSLMKPGYVPFYIRARRWTIAALDKGERFDIAHQPVPVAMRYPSPVANLGVPLVIGPVGGGLSTPAGFAADEGSSPWFMKLRQLDRARLRWDPLLRASFQSADCVLGIAGYVRDQLSDIPLNRFEVMSETGLDDIPDPIDRSARSTPVKLLYVGRLVRTKGARDIIRAMNLIRDLPVELDIVGEGPERGECERLVAELELGHRVRLHGWRKRDELPEFYRSADIFVFPSYREPGGNVALEAMAFSLPLIVVDRGGPGSAVSSQCAIKLDVTTPEALAIDVAVAIRKLAIDPALRNGMGKAAYVHVRKTALWSAKLDRMDAIYADLMKTSQTVGAV
- a CDS encoding CpsD/CapB family tyrosine-protein kinase, which gives rise to MDTYAAQSQDVSRRRASDQFSETIQACVRLGREIAWGSLEPLLIDHRMMASNCIITADRSDPAHNAFDILRTRVLQTLRQNGWTSIAITSPTRGCGKSVVALNLAFSLAHQRDCRTVLLDLNLQHPSIARLAGMTDPASMEAFLKREVDVHDLLQRYGDNLAIGANSRAVHFSAELLQNGETAKVMADLRDRMKPDVLLFDMTSMLPSDDVTAFLPNVDGVIIVASAEKTTFEELETCERELAERTNVLGVVLNRCRHGPGY
- a CDS encoding GumC family protein; the protein is MGDTDVRFYLSILIRRLPYMLAIAASVLLLAVVATRVLPTVYSANARILAENPQIPAELARSTVPTGPAEQLQIVQQQITARDNLLTLAEHLGIYEGSDTPPAPEDIVADMRSRIGFEQTPLDEPGGAIVFNVAFEASDPVVAANVANEIAAMILGRNQQQRTDRAGNTLKFFDQEVAKLGDNLNRIEAEILKFKNANKDTLPENLEFRRSQQSLLQGRLATLEQEEAELRTRRSNLIVAYAGAGQLSGTTPITPEQQMLAELNRALAEQLAIFSESSPSIKALRARINSLQSRLVLSQPKSEEKTDRVKADDASKSFGLDLQLSDIDDRLQSITREKTTIAQRVSDLTKSITATPASETALNSLERNRENVQTQYNSAIARRAEASTGEQIEMRADGGRFSLLEEATPPTSPISPRGKRILMLGAVLGAGLALGYVVLLELLNRTVRRPAEVVRLLEAYPLAVVPNIRPTAYRRRAPKRRSVFARLSAAVLPTLAAAAFYHVPLKIAFERLLGGLSGT
- the wecB gene encoding non-hydrolyzing UDP-N-acetylglucosamine 2-epimerase, producing the protein MRKILLVYGTRPEAIKMAPLVDALARSRHCMPIVAVTGQHREMLDQVNELFGINPNHDLNIITQAQTLETVTTRVLNGVSAVIKAENPDALLVQGDTTTCFAAALAAFYTRIPLIHLEAGLRTGDRFNPFPEEINRRLTTQLASLHLAPTQTSKSNLLHDGVVENDIVVTGNTVIDALLQVSGRNSPFENPDLEKIAGRKTVLITAHRRESWGEPMAQTARAIARLAIAFPNIVFLLPAHLNPAVRDVLLPPLMGLENVVITRPLDYCDFVRAMRDCSIVLTDSGGVQEEAPTFGKPVLVMRDTTERPEAVAAGTVRLIGTDEDRIFDAVSTLLNDRRAYQRMSRAVNPYGDGQAAMRSVHAIEHYFGLGERPDEFGRPLRPAIRRPARTIRRPNGIPIPLGPMANFADLPVQLPGE